One Vibrio neonatus genomic window carries:
- the bioB gene encoding biotin synthase BioB has product MEVRHDWTVAEVQQLLSLPFMDLLYQAQTVHRKHQQHNYVQVSTLLSIKTGACPEDCKYCPQSAHYRTDVDKERLMEVERVLEAAEKAKNSGSTRFCMGAAWKNPKARDMPLLTDMIKGVKSMGLETCMTLGMLTPEQASELSTAGLDYYNHNLDTSPEYYGNIITTRTYQDRLDTLSHVRDAGMKICSGGIIGLGEGSADRAGLLVELANLPVHPESVPINMLVKVKGTPLENVEDVDPFEFIKLIAIARIIMPQSAVRLSAGRESMNEQMQALCFMAGANSIFYGCKLLTTPNPDEDSDMQLFKKLGINTIATSQKPDEIQEQDLLEQVNERVAARPTKDDLFYDATV; this is encoded by the coding sequence GTGGAAGTTCGCCATGATTGGACAGTTGCAGAAGTCCAACAATTACTTAGTCTCCCTTTTATGGATTTGCTCTATCAAGCGCAGACCGTTCACCGAAAGCACCAGCAACATAACTATGTGCAGGTCAGTACCTTACTTTCAATAAAAACAGGCGCTTGCCCTGAAGATTGTAAGTATTGTCCGCAAAGTGCCCATTATCGTACTGACGTTGATAAAGAGCGTTTGATGGAAGTTGAGCGAGTGCTTGAAGCCGCTGAGAAAGCGAAAAACTCAGGTTCAACGCGTTTTTGTATGGGCGCAGCATGGAAAAATCCAAAAGCGCGCGATATGCCGTTATTAACGGACATGATCAAAGGCGTGAAATCTATGGGTTTAGAAACCTGTATGACGCTGGGCATGTTAACCCCAGAGCAAGCCTCTGAGCTCTCCACCGCTGGCCTTGATTATTACAATCATAACTTGGATACCTCTCCAGAATATTACGGCAACATCATTACCACTCGCACCTATCAAGACCGTTTAGATACGCTCTCTCACGTGCGTGATGCAGGAATGAAAATCTGTTCTGGTGGCATTATTGGTTTGGGTGAAGGTTCAGCCGATCGCGCGGGGCTGTTAGTGGAGCTCGCCAATTTACCTGTGCACCCAGAAAGTGTGCCAATCAATATGCTAGTGAAAGTCAAAGGGACGCCACTGGAAAACGTGGAAGATGTCGACCCATTTGAATTTATCAAACTTATTGCGATTGCTCGCATTATTATGCCGCAATCGGCAGTACGTCTTTCAGCAGGCCGTGAAAGCATGAACGAGCAAATGCAAGCGCTGTGCTTTATGGCGGGTGCAAACTCCATCTTCTACGGTTGTAAGTTGCTGACTACGCCAAACCCTGATGAAGACAGCGATATGCAGCTGTTTAAAAAGCTTGGCATTAATACCATTGCCACCAGTCAAAAGCCGGATGAAATTCAAGAGCAAGATTTGCTTGAGCAAGTGAATGAGCGCGTGGCGGCAAGACCAACGAAAGATGACTTATTCTACGATGCTACCGTTTGA
- a CDS encoding type II toxin-antitoxin system RelE/ParE family toxin yields MKSIFVESTIFEKYRNEYLSDDEFRLFQSELMSNPKQGDVIQGTGGLRKIRVASKGKGKRGGSRVIYYFLDEKRRFYLLTIYGKNEMSDLTADQKKQLKAFMEAWRNEQS; encoded by the coding sequence ATGAAAAGTATATTTGTCGAATCAACCATATTTGAAAAGTACCGTAATGAATATCTCAGCGATGATGAGTTTAGGCTTTTTCAATCTGAGTTAATGTCTAACCCGAAACAAGGTGACGTAATTCAAGGTACAGGTGGTTTGCGGAAAATTAGAGTTGCAAGTAAAGGTAAAGGCAAGCGTGGCGGCTCTCGTGTTATCTATTATTTCCTCGACGAAAAGCGTCGATTCTACTTGCTGACGATTTATGGCAAGAATGAAATGTCTGATTTAACCGCAGACCAGAAGAAACAATTGAAAGCTTTTATGGAGGCGTGGCGTAATGAGCAGTCGTGA
- the serS gene encoding serine--tRNA ligase translates to MLDSKLFRTELDETAAKLARRGYTLDVDTIRQLEEQRKAIQVDVENLQSTRNSISKQIGQKMAAGDKAGADEIKKQIGTLGSDLDAKKVELAEVLSQLEDITLSVPNLPDDSVPTGKDENENVEVTRWGTPKEYDFEVKDHVDLGELAGGLDFASATKITGARFIVMKGQFARLHRAIAQFMLNLHTEEHGYTEMYVPYLVNSDSLFGTGQLPKFGEDLFHTEPLTEKVNDEEPRKLSLIPTAEVPVTNMVRDTIVDEADLPIKMTAHTPCFRSEAGSYGRDTRGLIRMHQFDKVELVQITRPEDSMDALEELTGHAEKVLQLLELPYRKVVLCTGDMGFGARKTYDLEVWVPAQKTYREISSCSNTWDFQARRMQARFRRKAEKKPELLHTLNGSGLAVGRTMVAILENYQQADGRIEIPAVLQQYMGGLTHIG, encoded by the coding sequence ATGCTAGATTCTAAATTATTTCGTACAGAGCTGGACGAAACAGCAGCAAAACTAGCCCGTCGAGGTTACACCTTAGACGTTGATACCATTCGCCAACTGGAAGAACAGCGTAAAGCTATTCAAGTTGATGTTGAGAACTTGCAATCCACGCGTAACTCCATCTCCAAGCAAATTGGTCAAAAGATGGCTGCTGGCGATAAAGCAGGCGCTGACGAAATCAAAAAACAAATCGGTACTCTAGGCTCAGATTTAGATGCGAAGAAAGTAGAGCTAGCAGAAGTGCTTTCTCAGCTAGAAGACATCACTCTTTCTGTTCCAAACTTGCCAGACGACTCTGTACCAACGGGTAAAGACGAAAACGAAAACGTTGAAGTGACTCGTTGGGGTACACCAAAAGAGTACGACTTTGAAGTGAAAGATCACGTTGATCTTGGTGAACTTGCAGGCGGTCTAGACTTCGCAAGCGCAACCAAAATCACTGGCGCTCGTTTCATTGTGATGAAAGGCCAGTTTGCGCGTCTACACCGCGCGATTGCTCAGTTTATGCTAAACCTTCATACCGAAGAGCACGGCTACACAGAAATGTACGTACCGTACCTAGTAAACTCAGACAGCCTATTTGGTACAGGTCAATTACCTAAATTTGGTGAAGACCTATTCCACACAGAACCACTGACTGAAAAAGTAAACGATGAAGAGCCACGTAAACTGTCTTTGATTCCTACAGCAGAAGTACCAGTGACTAACATGGTACGTGACACCATCGTTGATGAAGCAGACCTGCCAATCAAGATGACAGCACACACCCCATGTTTCCGCTCTGAAGCGGGTTCTTATGGTCGTGATACTCGCGGTCTTATCCGCATGCACCAATTCGACAAAGTTGAACTTGTGCAAATCACTCGTCCAGAAGATTCAATGGATGCGCTAGAAGAGCTAACAGGCCACGCTGAGAAAGTACTGCAATTGCTAGAACTTCCTTACCGTAAAGTGGTTCTTTGTACCGGTGATATGGGCTTTGGCGCTCGTAAAACTTACGACCTTGAAGTTTGGGTTCCAGCGCAAAAAACATACCGTGAGATTTCTTCATGTTCAAATACATGGGATTTCCAAGCACGTCGTATGCAAGCTCGCTTCCGTCGTAAAGCCGAGAAGAAACCAGAGTTGCTACACACACTAAACGGTTCAGGCCTTGCAGTTGGTCGTACTATGGTAGCTATCCTTGAAAACTACCAACAAGCAGACGGTCGCATCGAGATCCCTGCGGTACTACAACAGTACATGGGCGGATTAACTCATATCGGTTAA
- a CDS encoding helix-turn-helix domain-containing protein — MSSRDLFTELSSALIEAKEHSEGKLTLKTYQVNDISELDISPNEIVSIREQFNMSRGVFARLLHTSSRTLENWEQGRSAPNGQAITLLKLVQRHPETLSYIAEL, encoded by the coding sequence ATGAGCAGTCGTGATCTGTTTACAGAGTTAAGTTCAGCTCTGATTGAGGCTAAAGAACATTCTGAGGGTAAGTTAACCCTTAAAACTTACCAAGTTAACGATATCAGTGAGTTAGATATTTCACCTAATGAGATCGTGAGTATTCGCGAACAATTTAATATGTCTCGTGGTGTGTTTGCTCGTTTACTGCATACGTCATCTCGTACATTAGAAAATTGGGAACAAGGGCGTAGCGCACCAAATGGACAAGCGATAACCCTTCTAAAATTGGTTCAGCGTCATCCAGAAACTCTGTCATACATAGCTGAGCTATAA
- the bioA gene encoding adenosylmethionine--8-amino-7-oxononanoate transaminase, translated as MDLEFDKNHLWHPYTSTLNPLPCYPVTSATGVKLTLEDGRELIDGMSSWWSAIHGYSHPALNEAAHQQIDAMSHVMFGGITHQPAIELGKKLLDLAPDNLEHIFLADSGSVAVEVSLKMALQYWHAKGEKRAKFLTLRHGYHGDTFAAMSVTDPDNSMHSLYKGFLPEHIFVESPKTGFFDTWDESDIAPLVDALALHHQEVAAIILEPIVQGAGGMRIYHPTYLKRVRELCDQYDLLLITDEIATGFGRTGKMFAVEHADIQPDILCVGKALTGGYMTLSAALTSKKVANTVCSGEAQCFMHGPTFMGNPLACAVATASLSLLQTGEWRKQVTQIESIFAKSLPKLKAQPMVKDIRYLGAIGVIETHQAVNMQRIQAHFVEHGVWIRPFGRLIYMMPPYIIQPDELARLIDAVESAVAAPDNFQL; from the coding sequence ATGGATTTAGAATTCGACAAAAACCACCTTTGGCACCCGTATACCTCAACCCTTAACCCTCTCCCCTGTTACCCAGTCACCTCAGCTACAGGCGTCAAATTGACCTTAGAAGATGGGCGAGAGTTAATTGATGGCATGTCTTCTTGGTGGTCAGCGATTCATGGTTACTCACATCCTGCATTAAACGAAGCGGCTCATCAGCAAATCGATGCTATGTCGCATGTAATGTTTGGCGGAATCACCCATCAGCCGGCAATAGAGCTCGGTAAAAAGCTATTAGATCTCGCCCCTGATAATCTTGAGCATATCTTTCTTGCCGATTCGGGTTCGGTGGCGGTGGAAGTCAGCTTAAAAATGGCACTGCAATACTGGCACGCAAAAGGCGAAAAACGCGCTAAGTTTCTCACCCTTAGACACGGCTATCACGGCGATACTTTTGCCGCCATGTCCGTCACCGACCCTGATAATTCAATGCACTCCCTGTATAAAGGTTTTTTGCCTGAACATATCTTTGTAGAGTCGCCAAAGACGGGCTTCTTTGATACTTGGGATGAATCTGATATCGCTCCGCTAGTTGATGCATTAGCACTGCATCACCAAGAAGTTGCGGCCATTATCCTTGAGCCTATTGTGCAAGGGGCTGGCGGAATGCGTATTTACCATCCTACCTATCTAAAGCGAGTACGTGAGTTATGCGACCAATATGATCTGCTGCTGATCACCGATGAAATCGCCACAGGCTTTGGCCGCACCGGCAAAATGTTCGCCGTTGAACACGCCGATATACAGCCAGATATCTTATGTGTTGGTAAAGCGCTAACGGGAGGCTATATGACGCTCTCCGCTGCCCTAACCAGCAAAAAAGTAGCCAATACCGTCTGCTCAGGTGAAGCGCAATGCTTTATGCATGGCCCTACCTTTATGGGCAATCCACTCGCCTGCGCCGTGGCAACCGCAAGTTTGTCGCTATTGCAAACGGGAGAATGGCGCAAGCAAGTCACGCAAATTGAATCCATCTTTGCCAAATCACTACCCAAACTAAAAGCACAGCCGATGGTGAAAGATATTCGTTATTTAGGCGCAATTGGCGTCATAGAAACTCATCAAGCCGTCAACATGCAACGTATTCAAGCGCACTTTGTGGAGCATGGCGTGTGGATACGTCCGTTTGGACGACTTATCTATATGATGCCTCCTTACATTATCCAGCCAGACGAATTAGCACGCTTGATAGATGCTGTTGAGAGTGCAGTCGCTGCTCCTGATAATTTTCAGTTGTAG